A single window of Athene noctua chromosome 1, bAthNoc1.hap1.1, whole genome shotgun sequence DNA harbors:
- the SLC66A3 gene encoding solute carrier family 66 member 3 isoform X3: protein MAPTVLELAHWSTWAVCAVVKLPQLAAVLAAGSARGVSVGSVLLELAGFLVFLRYQIYYGYPLQTYLEYPIIIAQDVILLLLILRFSGNMKQALFYAVTFWGGWYVLTLRKWIIDLAMNLCTFISAASKLAQLRCLWQTKDSGQVSALTWSMSAYTCAILIRFIIMLILNIWVTATILHYRKIKKTD, encoded by the exons ATGGCGCCGACGGTGCTGGAGCTGGCCCACTGGAGCACCTGGGCCGTGTGCGCCGTCGTCAAGCTGCCGCAGCTGGCGGCGGTGCTGGCGGCCGGGTCGGCGCGGGGGGTCAGCGTGGGCAGCGTCCTGCTGGAGCTGGCGGG CTTTCTTGTGTTTCTGAGGTACCAGATCTATTATGGTTACCCTCTGCAGACATATCTGGAATACCCCATCATCATTGCACAAG atgtCATTCTCCTTTTGCTTATTCTGCGTTTCAGTGGAAACATGAAACAAGCTTTGTTCTATGCAGTCAC ATTCTGGGGGGGCTGGTACGTGCTAACACTGCGGAAGTGGATAATAGACCTGGCCATG AATTTGTGCACGTTCATCAGTGCGGCCAGTAAGCTGGCTCAGCTGCGGTGTCTCTGGCAGACAAAAGATTCCGGACAAGTGAGCGCCTTGACCTGGAGTATGTCTGCATATACCTGTGCAA ttcTCATCCGTTTCATAATCATGCTCATTCTCAATATTTGGGTCACAGCCACTATCCTGCActacaggaaaattaaaaagactGATTAG
- the SLC66A3 gene encoding solute carrier family 66 member 3 isoform X1, translating to MAPTVLELAHWSTWAVCAVVKLPQLAAVLAAGSARGVSVGSVLLELAGFLVFLRYQIYYGYPLQTYLEYPIIIAQDVILLLLILRFSGNMKQALFYAVTFWGGWYVLTLRKWIIDLAMNLCTFISAASKLAQLRCLWQTKDSGQVSALTWSMSAYTCATRIFTTVMTTNDLAVLIRFIIMLILNIWVTATILHYRKIKKTD from the exons ATGGCGCCGACGGTGCTGGAGCTGGCCCACTGGAGCACCTGGGCCGTGTGCGCCGTCGTCAAGCTGCCGCAGCTGGCGGCGGTGCTGGCGGCCGGGTCGGCGCGGGGGGTCAGCGTGGGCAGCGTCCTGCTGGAGCTGGCGGG CTTTCTTGTGTTTCTGAGGTACCAGATCTATTATGGTTACCCTCTGCAGACATATCTGGAATACCCCATCATCATTGCACAAG atgtCATTCTCCTTTTGCTTATTCTGCGTTTCAGTGGAAACATGAAACAAGCTTTGTTCTATGCAGTCAC ATTCTGGGGGGGCTGGTACGTGCTAACACTGCGGAAGTGGATAATAGACCTGGCCATG AATTTGTGCACGTTCATCAGTGCGGCCAGTAAGCTGGCTCAGCTGCGGTGTCTCTGGCAGACAAAAGATTCCGGACAAGTGAGCGCCTTGACCTGGAGTATGTCTGCATATACCTGTGCAA CAAGAATATTTACAACTGTAATGACTACGAATGATCTCGCAG ttcTCATCCGTTTCATAATCATGCTCATTCTCAATATTTGGGTCACAGCCACTATCCTGCActacaggaaaattaaaaagactGATTAG
- the SLC66A3 gene encoding solute carrier family 66 member 3 isoform X2: MAPTVLELAHWSTWAVCAVVKLPQLAAVLAAGSARGVSVGSVLLELAGFLVFLRYQIYYGYPLQTYLEYPIIIAQDVILLLLILRFSGNMKQALFYAVTFWGGWYVLTLRKWIIDLAMNLCTFISAASKLAQLRCLWQTKDSGQVSALTWTRIFTTVMTTNDLAVLIRFIIMLILNIWVTATILHYRKIKKTD; this comes from the exons ATGGCGCCGACGGTGCTGGAGCTGGCCCACTGGAGCACCTGGGCCGTGTGCGCCGTCGTCAAGCTGCCGCAGCTGGCGGCGGTGCTGGCGGCCGGGTCGGCGCGGGGGGTCAGCGTGGGCAGCGTCCTGCTGGAGCTGGCGGG CTTTCTTGTGTTTCTGAGGTACCAGATCTATTATGGTTACCCTCTGCAGACATATCTGGAATACCCCATCATCATTGCACAAG atgtCATTCTCCTTTTGCTTATTCTGCGTTTCAGTGGAAACATGAAACAAGCTTTGTTCTATGCAGTCAC ATTCTGGGGGGGCTGGTACGTGCTAACACTGCGGAAGTGGATAATAGACCTGGCCATG AATTTGTGCACGTTCATCAGTGCGGCCAGTAAGCTGGCTCAGCTGCGGTGTCTCTGGCAGACAAAAGATTCCGGACAAGTGAGCGCCTTGACCTGGA CAAGAATATTTACAACTGTAATGACTACGAATGATCTCGCAG ttcTCATCCGTTTCATAATCATGCTCATTCTCAATATTTGGGTCACAGCCACTATCCTGCActacaggaaaattaaaaagactGATTAG
- the CIMIP5 gene encoding ciliary microtubule inner protein 5, with amino-acid sequence MDKLRKSSGFRRNTLVRSWQPATTPLGQPASATSVSLGSTRPRSVFAQLATQAWADEQAALQQDQVQQDKIWRESVEAEQRGRKIWHQNWSFLKDYDQMGKKKEQKPLPNYMPVFSSEVPNSTNQTIGSRMNTELGRALVNMDYFFSSGARKRKLEGELQPS; translated from the exons ATGGACAAGTTGCGAAAGAGTTCTGGATTCAGGAGAAATACCTTGGTTAGGTCTTGGCAACCAGCAACCACACCTCTGGGGCAACCAGCCTCAGCTACATCTGTGTCTCTTGGCAGCACCAGACCGAGATCTGTCTTTGCACAACTGGCTACTCAGGCCTGGGCAGATGAGcaggcagcactgcagcaggACCAGGTACAACAGGATAAGATCTGGAGAGAGTCTGTGGAGGCTgaacagaggggaaggaaaatcTG GCACCAGAACTGGAGTTTCCTAAAGGACTATGACCAAATG GGTAAGAAAAAGGAGCAGAAGCCACTGCCAAACTATATGCCTGTGTTCTCAAGTgaagttcccaactccaccaacCAGACTATTGGCAGTCGAATGAATACTGAACTTGGCAGGGCTCTGGTAAACATGGATTACTTCTTCAGCAGTGGAGCACGAAAGAGGAAACTCGAGGGTGAGCTTCAGCCTTCCTAG